The following are from one region of the Equus przewalskii isolate Varuska chromosome 21, EquPr2, whole genome shotgun sequence genome:
- the FOXA2 gene encoding hepatocyte nuclear factor 3-beta isoform X1, whose amino-acid sequence MHSASSMLGAVKMEGHEPSDWSSYYAEPEGYSSVSNMNAGLGMNGMNTYMSMSAAAMGSGSGNMSAGSMNMSSYVGAGMSPSLAGMSPGAGAMASMGGSAGAAGVAGMGPHLSPSLSPLGGQAAGAMGGLAPYANMNSMSPMYGQAGLSRARDPKTYRRSYTHAKPPYSYISLITMAIQQSPNKMLTLSEIYQWIMDLFPFYRQNQQRWQNSIRHSLSFNDCFLKVPRSPDKPGKGSFWTLHPDSGNMFENGCYLRRQKRFKCEKQLALKEAAGATGGGKKAASGAQASQGQLGEAAGPASETPGGAESPHSSSSPCQEHKRGGLGELKATPAATLSPPEPAPSPGQQQQAAAHLLGPPHHPGLPPEAHLKPEHHYAFNHPFSINNLMSSEQQHHHSHHHHQPHKMDLKAYEQVMHYPGYGSPMPGSLAMGPVTNKAGLDASPLAADTSYYQGVYSRPIMNSS is encoded by the exons ATGCACTCGGCTTCCAGTATGCTGGGAGCGGTGAAGATGGAAGGGCACGAGCCGTCCGACTGGAGCAGCTACTATGCCGAGCCCGAG GGCTACTCCTCGGTGAGCAACATGAACGCCGGCCTGGGGATGAACGGCATGAACACGTACATGAGTATGTCGGCGGCCGCCATGGGCAGCGGCTCGGGCAACATGAGCGCCGGCTCCATGAACATGTCGTCGTACGTGGGCGCGGGCATGAGCCCGTCCCTGGCCGGCatgtcccccggggcgggcgccATGGCCAGCATGGGCGGCTCGGCCGGGGCGGCTGGCGTGGCGGGCATGGGGCCGCACCTGAGTCCGAGCCTGAGCCCGCTCGGGGGGCAGGCGGCCGGGGCCATGGGCGGCCTGGCCCCGTACGCCAACATGAACTCCATGAGCCCCATGTACGGCCAGGCGGGTCTGAGCCGCGCGCGCGACCCCAAGACGTACCGGCGCAGCTACACGCACGCCAAGCCGCCCTACTCGTACATCTCGCTCATCACCATGGCCATCCAGCAGAGCCCCAACAAGATGCTGACGCTGAGCGAGATCTACCAGTGGATCATGGACCTCTTCCCCTTCTACCGGCAGAACCAGCAGCGCTGGCAGAACTCCATCCGCCATTCGCTCTCCTTCAACGACTGCTTCCTCAAGGTGCCCCGTTCGCCCGACAAGCCCGGCAAGGGCTCCTTCTGGACCCTGCACCCCGACTCGGGCAACATGTTTGAGAACGGCTGCTACTTGCGCCGCCAGAAGCGCTTCAAGTGCGAGAAGCAGCTGGCCCTGAAGGAAGCCGCGGGCGCCACGGGCGGTGGCAAGAAGGCAGCCTCCGGGGCCCAGGCCTCGCAGGGTCAGCTCGGGGAGGCCGCCGGGCCGGCTTCCGAGACTCCGGGGGGCGCCGAGTCGCCCCACTCGAGCTCCTCTCCGTGCCAGGAGCACAAGCGAGGAGGCCTCGGGGAGCTGAAGGCGACCCCGGCCGCGACGCTGAGCCCCCCGGAGCCGGCGCCGTCgccggggcagcagcagcaggccgCGGCCCACCTGCTGGGCCCTCCCCATCACCCTGGCCTGCCGCCTGAGGCCCACCTTAAGCCAGAGCACCACTACGCCTTCAACCACCCCTTCTCCATCAACAACCTCATGTCCTCGGAGCAGCAGCACCAccacagccaccaccaccaccagccccacAAAATGGACCTCAAGGCCTACGAACAGGTGATGCACTACCCGGGCTACGGTTCCCCCATGCCGGGAAGCCTGGCCATGGGCCCGGTCACGAACAAAGCAGGCCTGGACGCCTCGCCCCTGGCCGCAGACACCTCCTACTACCAGGGGGTGTACTCCCGGCCCATTATGAACTCTTCTTAA
- the FOXA2 gene encoding hepatocyte nuclear factor 3-beta isoform X2, producing the protein MLGAVKMEGHEPSDWSSYYAEPEGYSSVSNMNAGLGMNGMNTYMSMSAAAMGSGSGNMSAGSMNMSSYVGAGMSPSLAGMSPGAGAMASMGGSAGAAGVAGMGPHLSPSLSPLGGQAAGAMGGLAPYANMNSMSPMYGQAGLSRARDPKTYRRSYTHAKPPYSYISLITMAIQQSPNKMLTLSEIYQWIMDLFPFYRQNQQRWQNSIRHSLSFNDCFLKVPRSPDKPGKGSFWTLHPDSGNMFENGCYLRRQKRFKCEKQLALKEAAGATGGGKKAASGAQASQGQLGEAAGPASETPGGAESPHSSSSPCQEHKRGGLGELKATPAATLSPPEPAPSPGQQQQAAAHLLGPPHHPGLPPEAHLKPEHHYAFNHPFSINNLMSSEQQHHHSHHHHQPHKMDLKAYEQVMHYPGYGSPMPGSLAMGPVTNKAGLDASPLAADTSYYQGVYSRPIMNSS; encoded by the exons ATGCTGGGAGCGGTGAAGATGGAAGGGCACGAGCCGTCCGACTGGAGCAGCTACTATGCCGAGCCCGAG GGCTACTCCTCGGTGAGCAACATGAACGCCGGCCTGGGGATGAACGGCATGAACACGTACATGAGTATGTCGGCGGCCGCCATGGGCAGCGGCTCGGGCAACATGAGCGCCGGCTCCATGAACATGTCGTCGTACGTGGGCGCGGGCATGAGCCCGTCCCTGGCCGGCatgtcccccggggcgggcgccATGGCCAGCATGGGCGGCTCGGCCGGGGCGGCTGGCGTGGCGGGCATGGGGCCGCACCTGAGTCCGAGCCTGAGCCCGCTCGGGGGGCAGGCGGCCGGGGCCATGGGCGGCCTGGCCCCGTACGCCAACATGAACTCCATGAGCCCCATGTACGGCCAGGCGGGTCTGAGCCGCGCGCGCGACCCCAAGACGTACCGGCGCAGCTACACGCACGCCAAGCCGCCCTACTCGTACATCTCGCTCATCACCATGGCCATCCAGCAGAGCCCCAACAAGATGCTGACGCTGAGCGAGATCTACCAGTGGATCATGGACCTCTTCCCCTTCTACCGGCAGAACCAGCAGCGCTGGCAGAACTCCATCCGCCATTCGCTCTCCTTCAACGACTGCTTCCTCAAGGTGCCCCGTTCGCCCGACAAGCCCGGCAAGGGCTCCTTCTGGACCCTGCACCCCGACTCGGGCAACATGTTTGAGAACGGCTGCTACTTGCGCCGCCAGAAGCGCTTCAAGTGCGAGAAGCAGCTGGCCCTGAAGGAAGCCGCGGGCGCCACGGGCGGTGGCAAGAAGGCAGCCTCCGGGGCCCAGGCCTCGCAGGGTCAGCTCGGGGAGGCCGCCGGGCCGGCTTCCGAGACTCCGGGGGGCGCCGAGTCGCCCCACTCGAGCTCCTCTCCGTGCCAGGAGCACAAGCGAGGAGGCCTCGGGGAGCTGAAGGCGACCCCGGCCGCGACGCTGAGCCCCCCGGAGCCGGCGCCGTCgccggggcagcagcagcaggccgCGGCCCACCTGCTGGGCCCTCCCCATCACCCTGGCCTGCCGCCTGAGGCCCACCTTAAGCCAGAGCACCACTACGCCTTCAACCACCCCTTCTCCATCAACAACCTCATGTCCTCGGAGCAGCAGCACCAccacagccaccaccaccaccagccccacAAAATGGACCTCAAGGCCTACGAACAGGTGATGCACTACCCGGGCTACGGTTCCCCCATGCCGGGAAGCCTGGCCATGGGCCCGGTCACGAACAAAGCAGGCCTGGACGCCTCGCCCCTGGCCGCAGACACCTCCTACTACCAGGGGGTGTACTCCCGGCCCATTATGAACTCTTCTTAA